The proteins below come from a single Patescibacteria group bacterium genomic window:
- a CDS encoding glycosyltransferase family 2 protein gives MKVAIQIVTWNSLKFLPDCLKAIKAQTYQNFSILIIDNASQDGTREYLQKNFPEINILRNNRNLGFATAHNRGLRLNQGDDYILVINPDIILEKDWLEKILPIIEEDREIGAIGGKLLKIYTSDFELEEKVKTKIIDSTGLKIFKSRRVIDRGEGELDCGQYNKKEEVFGLSGACVLYRRQALEDIKIIINKKKSNTNPQISKDEYLCEKFIIDGKVKRECGEYFDEDFFSYKEDVDLSWRLRLRGWKIFYYPQAIAYHYRQVYSQGKKIKEIIKRRKEKSPLVNYLSYRNHLYCLIKNDFFINFLKDLPLIIFYELKKLFYLFFFEQKTLKGWWEILKNLPKIIKKRKYIMKNKKISSQEIRKWFQ, from the coding sequence ATGAAAGTGGCTATTCAAATTGTCACTTGGAATAGTTTGAAGTTTTTACCTGATTGTCTAAAAGCAATTAAAGCCCAAACGTATCAAAATTTTTCTATTCTTATTATTGACAATGCTTCTCAGGATGGTACACGTGAGTATTTACAAAAAAATTTTCCTGAAATTAATATATTAAGAAATAATAGAAATTTAGGCTTTGCCACGGCTCATAACCGAGGCTTAAGATTAAATCAAGGCGATGACTATATTTTAGTTATCAACCCCGATATCATTTTAGAAAAAGATTGGTTAGAAAAAATTTTACCCATCATTGAAGAAGATAGAGAAATTGGCGCCATTGGCGGTAAACTTCTTAAAATTTATACAAGTGATTTTGAGTTAGAGGAAAAAGTCAAAACAAAAATTATTGATTCAACTGGCTTAAAAATTTTTAAATCAAGAAGAGTCATTGATCGAGGTGAAGGAGAATTAGATTGTGGTCAGTATAATAAGAAAGAAGAAGTTTTTGGTCTATCAGGTGCCTGCGTTTTATATCGTCGTCAAGCTCTCGAAGATATAAAGATTATTATTAATAAAAAAAAATCAAATACGAACCCACAAATATCTAAAGATGAATATCTTTGTGAAAAATTCATTATTGATGGAAAAGTAAAGAGAGAGTGTGGCGAATATTTTGATGAAGACTTCTTTTCTTATAAAGAAGATGTTGATTTAAGTTGGCGTTTAAGATTAAGAGGTTGGAAAATTTTTTATTATCCTCAAGCTATAGCTTATCACTATCGTCAAGTCTATAGTCAAGGCAAGAAAATTAAAGAAATTATAAAAAGAAGAAAAGAAAAGTCGCCCCTGGTGAATTACCTTTCCTATCGTAATCACTTATATTGTCTGATAAAAAATGATTTTTTCATTAATTTTTTAAAAGATTTACCCCTGATTATTTTTTATGAATTGAAAAAATTATTTTATCTTTTTTTCTTCGAACAAAAAACTTTAAAGGGGTGGTGGGAAATTCTTAAAAATTTGCCAAAAATAATTAAAAAAAGAAAATATATTATGAAAAATAAAAAAATTTCTTCTCAAGAAATAAGAAAATGGTTTCAATAA
- a CDS encoding glycosyltransferase family 2 protein has protein sequence MKQFLRGINLIKPKIDYEIIIVDNASSDGSQKFLEEWKQRIAGPVKFILNKKNIGLAAALNLGVKKAEGKYLLILNPDVVVLENSIEKLYQFMEKNPQVGVCGPKLLNPDRSIQPSCYRFPKWYIPILRRTFLGQFSWAKKKIDYYLMADFDHQVNKEVDWLLGACLMIRKEALEEIGFFDERFFLYFEDVDLCRKMKLHGWRVVYLAQSEMFHYYQRASAEQEGFYALFSKTTWIHIFSAIKYFFKWRKDKNQFSLF, from the coding sequence TTGAAGCAATTTTTAAGGGGGATCAACCTCATTAAGCCAAAAATTGATTATGAAATTATTATTGTTGATAATGCTTCGAGCGATGGAAGTCAAAAATTTCTTGAGGAGTGGAAGCAGAGGATAGCAGGACCAGTTAAATTTATTCTAAACAAAAAAAATATAGGTCTGGCAGCCGCCTTAAATTTAGGTGTTAAAAAAGCCGAGGGTAAATATCTTCTCATTCTTAATCCAGATGTAGTGGTCTTAGAAAATTCTATTGAAAAACTCTATCAATTTATGGAAAAAAATCCTCAAGTTGGTGTTTGCGGGCCAAAACTTTTAAATCCTGATCGAAGTATCCAGCCATCCTGTTATCGTTTTCCAAAATGGTATATTCCTATCTTAAGAAGAACATTTTTGGGCCAATTTTCATGGGCTAAGAAAAAGATTGATTATTATTTAATGGCTGATTTCGATCATCAGGTAAATAAAGAAGTTGACTGGCTTTTAGGTGCCTGCTTAATGATTAGGAAAGAAGCTTTGGAAGAGATCGGTTTTTTTGATGAAAGATTTTTTCTCTATTTTGAAGATGTTGATCTTTGTCGAAAAATGAAATTACATGGTTGGCGTGTCGTTTATCTTGCTCAGTCAGAAATGTTTCATTATTATCAAAGAGCTTCAGCCGAACAAGAGGGTTTTTATGCTTTATTTTCAAAAACAACTTGGATTCACATTTTCAGTGCCATCAAATATTTCTTTAAATGGCGAAAAGATAAAAATCAATTTTCTCTTTTCTAA
- a CDS encoding EamA family transporter has product MWLFLTILAYFFSSIAATIDKFLISKKIPQSISYAFYIGTLSILALFLIFIGGLVWPTFEYFLLSLLTGALFILSLIFFFEALRINEASRIVPLVGSFLPIFSLLLSFIFLEEKLTTFSLIACFFLILGSFLMSLRFNAGKNYFIQGWVFIILASFLSALSFVLSKIIYLRLPFLSGFIWIRLGSFVFSLSLLLPKKIRSIICQSLKTTQPKTSLLFLINQGVAVLYFVLLNVAISLNSVSLVNALQGIQYVFIFFFALIISKKFPHLFQEELEKKVIFQKIIAIILIFIGLSFLAFFK; this is encoded by the coding sequence ATGTGGTTATTTTTAACTATTCTTGCCTATTTTTTTAGTTCGATTGCCGCAACGATTGATAAGTTTTTAATTTCCAAGAAAATTCCTCAGTCAATCAGTTATGCTTTTTATATTGGGACTTTGAGTATTTTGGCTCTCTTTTTAATTTTTATCGGCGGTTTAGTCTGGCCAACTTTTGAATATTTTTTACTTTCTCTATTGACCGGTGCTTTATTTATTTTATCTCTCATTTTCTTTTTTGAAGCCTTAAGAATTAACGAAGCTTCGAGAATTGTTCCTTTGGTTGGTAGTTTTTTGCCAATTTTCTCTCTTCTTCTCAGTTTTATATTTTTAGAGGAAAAATTAACTACCTTCAGTTTAATTGCTTGTTTCTTTCTTATTTTAGGAAGTTTTTTAATGAGCCTTAGATTTAATGCGGGTAAAAATTATTTTATTCAAGGTTGGGTTTTTATTATTCTTGCCTCTTTTTTATCTGCCCTTTCTTTTGTTCTTTCAAAGATAATTTATCTTCGTCTTCCTTTTTTGAGTGGTTTTATCTGGATTCGTCTCGGCAGTTTTGTTTTTAGTTTGAGTTTGCTTTTACCAAAAAAGATAAGGTCAATTATTTGTCAATCTTTAAAAACGACTCAACCAAAAACTTCTTTGCTTTTTCTGATAAACCAAGGGGTGGCGGTCCTTTATTTTGTTCTTTTAAACGTAGCCATTTCTTTAAATAGCGTTTCTTTAGTCAACGCCCTTCAAGGTATTCAATATGTTTTTATTTTTTTCTTTGCTCTAATTATTTCAAAAAAATTCCCCCATCTTTTTCAAGAAGAATTAGAGAAAAAGGTTATTTTTCAAAAAATCATCGCCATTATTTTAATTTTCATTGGCCTTTCTTTTCTTGCTTTCTTTAAATAA